The DNA window TAACATCTGTTGCACCACCGGCTATTTCTATGGTTGCAGTGTTACCACCTGAAGTTGTTACTGTTACCTGTTGGTTTCCTGTTCCATTTTCCACTAATGCAGCTAGCGCATCATCAGATACAGGTTTTTCCAGCTGTACAACAGCTATTGATCCACCCTTTAGATCAATACCCTCTTGTAAACCACCTGTAGCCACGATTGCCAGAGCAATCAGTGTGATGATAACAGGAATTATGATTAATGGTTTGTAAGAGTCCAATAATTTGTCCATCATTGACATTGAATCACCATGAAATAATTTTCTTAAATTCCATATATCTTCAGATCCTTTTCATCAAGGATCTTTTCAGTTGCTTCGACAAGTTCATCGATTTTTTTTCCACTGGTCTTAATTGTGAATGAGTTGACCATTCTGCCACCTCTGGCTTCTATCTTTTCCCTCATCCGTTCTACAACCTTCAAACCGCCACTGTTTCCCATGGTTGAAAACAAGATCACATCTTTACCTTTCAAATCACATTTATCAATCATGGTAATGATTGCCGGTGCCGGTTTGGAAGCCCAAGTGGGTGAACCAATATAAATTAAACCATAATCTGAAAGATCAATAGTATCTGGCTTAATATTGGTTTTATTTTCTCTCAAGGCGTCTAAAGAAGATCCTAAATAATTAATAACTCCCATTCTATCCTTAAGATCATTGATTTCTATTGTATCTGCGTTAATTTGTTTAGCCAATGTTTTTGAAACATGGGCTGTTTTCCTTGTACGGGAGTAAAACACTATCACAGTTTTCATTTGACACCTCATGGAGATATATTTTTAAATTGATCGAATAAATTTATATCTTTCTTCTTAAGTTAATAGTTTAAATTTAATGATTATAATAAATTTTTTGTTTATTCAATCCTATTTTTTTCTTTTTATCTTAAAAAAAATAATTACTTAAAAGACCTCCAATTAAACAAGTTATTTATGGGTTTTTCTCGTTATAAACTTGTTCATGGATGAAGACCAATATTATCGATAGATTCTGTTTCCTTAAATCCAAACATGAGGTTCATGTTATGAACAGCCTGTCCAGATGCACCTTTTACCAAGTTATCTATTGATGAGGCCACCACTAACCTACCATTTTCATCTATTTCAAAACAGCCTATATGGCAGTTGTTTGATCCCCTTACAGAACTCATTCTTGGAGATTCTCCCTTTTCAAGCACCCTAACAAATGGTTCTCCATCATAGAATTCCTTGTACAACTCGTGTATATATTCAGGACTTACGTCACTGGTTAAAAAACCATGTACAGTTGTCATAATACCTCTGATAACTGGAACCAGGTGCGGTGTAAACGATACCTTAGAATTACCGTACTTTGAAAGTTTCTCCTGAATTTCAGGTCCGTGACGATGGGTGGTAACGGCGTATGGTGAAACACTATCACTACAATTGGGGTAATGTGTTGTGTCAGTTGGGTTCACACCAGCACCACTCACACCAGATTTGGAATCCACAACGATGTTATCCGCAAGATTTTCTGAAACTATTGGTAGACATGCAAGTATTGCGCCTGTAGGGTAACATCCAGGATTTGCAACTAGATCTGCATGTTTTATTTCCTTTCGGTTTATCTCAGGCAGACCATAAACAGCATTTAATGGATTAGAATGTTTGAAACCGTACCATTTTTCGTAGATTTCAGTACTTTCAAATCTGTAATCCCCACTTAAATCCACAACTCTGATATTTTTATCAATGAGTTCAGGAACAATTTTCATTGATGCTCCATGTGGCGTTGCTGTGAAAACCAGATCTGCTTCTAGTTTGCTTGGCTCAATATTTTTAAATTTTAATTCACAATCCCTTAAATTTGGATGAACCTTGTACACGGGTTCATCATCGAATTTTCTAGATGTTGCAGCCACAATATCTACATCGGGATGTTTCATAAGAAATCTTATGAGTTCTCCACCTGTGTAACCGCTTGCACCTATTATGCCTACTTCGATCATTTTCTCACCATAATCATCTTGTTTACTATCATATTTAAAAAATAGCCTTATTAAAAATAGTTATTATAAAACTCCCCAAAAAATTCCACATTCTTGGCCGCGATTAACTTGGAATGGCTGATCATCTTAATTTTTACCCAAAAATCACATCATGTTTTTTTAAATTAATCAATGCAGTGTTAAAACCAATAATTTTTATAAATAACTCTGCAAATCAATATTACTTTAACAAAGTAATTAAAACTTTATCACTGTTTTAAGACGGTTTAACTCCCTATTAATAAGTTAACACAATGTAAGCTAATTCTTAACGGCTTTAAACTGAATAAACCATCAGCACTGTGCCTTTATATATATTAGATATTTAACTGGTTATTTATCTGCTTTTAGCTATAATATTCCTTATCATGCAATTATATGCCGTGTTGTAAAGTTTTGATCAGGGATTGGAACCAAGCCAGTCACTGTACCAATTTTAAAAACACTATATGTGGCCTCTAAATAGAAAAAAACACCTTAGAATCACTGTTTTTTGGAAAATAAAATCAAAAATTATATATATGATGTTAGAGTGATCAATAATCGTCCAAAATAGTCCTTATGACATCTTTGGACACGGAGGCGGTATAATTTAGTATAAATCGGTATATGTACTCGTTTTTACTAATATGTTCAAAACGGTGCATTATACCGTTTTTTCTAATTTTCATTACATAAATTCATACAATTTATAATAAATAGAATATAAATTCTGATTTTTATAATTAAAACCATATTGGTCCTTAAAAAAATTTGTTATCATCATTGTTATCGTAAAATGATGTTAGACTCATAAATTAAAAAAAGTACTTTACCCATTTTTCTATATTTAAAAAAAAATATGGATAATGGCATTGTTGCCATTTTCAATGCAATTTATTTCTTAAAGCAAGTTTAGTCCCTTGGAAATTGCAAACTGGGTCATTAGATCGCTTGGTACCACTATAATATTACCCTTTGAATATTGGCTAATTATGGTACTAAACAGTGCCGGAGCCTTACTAGGATCTTTGGCTGCTGCCATAACCGGTTTCATCAATGTTTCTGTGGCATTACCTCTACTCATGTTGCTACTAAATTCACTTTCGTTTCTTATGTAAGCAACAGCCGCATTGGTTCCATTACCATTGTAACCAGGTATGTTTATTGGACCTATGGAATTTAAAACTGCATCCACAGCATCAGGAGTCACAATCACAACGGCGTCCGTTGTCATGTTGGTGTTGTACTTTACAATTTCCTGTGCAAGCACTGTGTCTTGTGTTATGTTAGCATCCCATAGTACATCATGGAATCTTAACTTACCGTTACCAGCATTAGCTGCAGCTGGTTCTTGTGCAGTTGGGTGTGTCATTCCACCAGGATAAACTGGTGTTAAATTCTTAATATCTCCATCTGTAACATGTATCACAAATGCCATGTCAACCCCACCTACTCCAGGCCTTTTTTCTGAAGGATCAGCAGTTAATAACAGAATGTTATGGTCACCCTTCATCACATTGGTGGATGAAGGTTGTTCATATTGATAAATCACGAAGGCCGCTACTGAAGCCAGTAAAATCAATATGATTACTATCAAAATTTTTATTATTTTCCTCATTTTTCCACCTAAAACCTAAATAATCTAAATCATTTAGATATGTTAAAAAAATCAAATTGTGTTTATATTTATACTATTAAATTTAATTAAGTTATCTAATCTAGGTTATTTAAATATTGATAATTCAGTTATTTATAACTTGATTAAAACATTTTCATGAAATTATCTATTCTAACAATTCCATTTGCTCTTAAAATAAAAATTGAGAATATGATTTTTAATTATTCACAAAGGAATATTATCTAATATTCATTTCATGGCTATTAAATTTATTATATTCAATCAAAGATACTAAAAAAAATGAAGTGATGGAAATTTTCACACCCCTCCTAAAAAAATGTAAAGGAAATTCATTTGGTGATCATAGTTCCTATTCCCTTGGTGGTAAATATTTCCAGGAGCACAGAATGTTTAATTCTTCCATCAATTATATGGGCAGATTTAACTCCGTTTTCAACTGCGTTGACACAGGTTAATACCTTAGGAATCATACCATCCTTTACAATTCCATTATCTATTAAATCCTTTATTTCATCGACTTTAACTTTTTTAATAAGGGTTTCAGGGTCCTTAGGATCCTCTAATATTCCTGGCACATCTGTGAGGATTATTAACTTTTCAGCTTCCATTTTAGCAGCAATATCACCAGCTACGGTATCTGCGTTAAGATTTAGAGTGTTACCTACTTCATCAACACCTATTGGAGAGACAATTGGGATGTAATTATTTTCAGCGAGCATCTCCATTATCTCAGTATTTACAGATTCAATCTCCCCGACCAATCCTAAATCAACTGTTATTTCTTCCCCAGTTGAATTATCCACCATAACATGAGGTGCTTTTTTATTGGCTTTAATGAGCTGATTATCTTTACCAGATATTCCTATACCCTTTCCACCATGCAAACATACCTTTGAAACTATGTCAGTGTTGATCTTTCCAACCAGAACCATTTTCACTATATCCATTGTTTCTGAGTCTGTAATTCTTAGACCGCCGATAAATTTTGGTTCTTTACCGAGTTTACTCATAGATCTAGATATTTCAGGCCCACCTCCATGCACAACCATGGGTTCCATACCAACGTACTTCAAAAGTACTGTGTCACGAGCAGTGGAGCTCATGGCATCAGAATCAATCATTGCATGTCCACCGTACTTGATCATCACCTTTTTATGGTGAAATTTTTTTATGTATGGTAACGCTTCGATAAGAATGTTTACTGTTTCCATATTCACGATTCTCCAAAATAATATTCATGAAATTAAATTATTTAAATAAATTATATGATCTTCATGTTGTGTACTCAGCATTTATACTAACATAATCGTAGCTTAGATCACAACCATAGGCTGTTGCATTTCCATTTCCAAGACCCAGATCAATGATTATACGAATGTTCTTTTCTTCCATAATATCTTCAGCTTCTTCAAGTTGGGAAGTACCTTCAAACGCTGCGATAATTCCATGATCCACAATATCTACCCTCTTATTAAGGGATTGAAGACTGACACTGACAACTTTAGGATCTATATCTGCTCCTGAATAACCAACTGCAGCAACAATTCTACCCCAGTTTGGATCTGCGCCAAAAAGAGCAGTTTTTACAAGTGAGGATGATACAACAGCTTTTGCAGCTAATCTAGCTTCTTCGGTGTTTACTGCACCATTCACTTCCACTTCCATGAATTTAGTTGCACCCTCACCATCCTTGGCCATCATACTTGCAAGCTGACAACACACGTATTCCAGGGCTTCCTCAAAGTTTTCATCGATGGACTCTCCTGATTCACCGTTGGCCATGAGGATCACTGTATCGTTGGTACTTTCATCTCCATCAACAACAACCATGTTAAAACTAGCATCAACAGCTTTTTTTAAAGCCGTGTTAAGTTCTGATGATGATGCTTTAACATCTGTTGTTATGAAACATAACATTGTACCCATATTTGGAGCAATCATGCCTGAACCCTTGGTTATTCCACCAATTCTGATGGATTTACCATTTTTCAAAGTTGTTTCAACAGCAAATTCCTTTGAATAAGTGTCTGTGGTCATAATAGCTTCAGCAGCATTTTTAGAAGCTTCAGCTGAATTTTCAAGTCTTAAAACAGCTTTTTTAATCAAACTGCCTATGATATCCATGGGCATCAATCTACCGATAACTCCGGTAGATGCAACAGCAACATCTTCAAATTTAAAATCAAGTTCCTCTGCAACTACTGAAGCCATTGCTTTCCCATCTTCTATTCCCTGATCTCCAGTGAAACAATTGGCATTTCCACTGTTTGCAACCACCGCAGACAACTTACCATTTTCAACTGCATTTTTGGTTAAAATTACAGGAGCCGCAACTATTTTATTAGAAGTAAAAACAGCAGTAGAATCACTATCTTTACACACAATTACAGCAACTCCATAATCATCATCACAAGCTCCAGCTGCAAGCACACCATTAACGGCACATACTCCACCATCTACAATTTTCATAATCCTAATCTCCATATTACAATACTATAAAAAATTCATCCAATTCATGAGTCCATCCATAATCAATTAAAAATCCTCTACTTACCAGTAACGTCAATTGTTAGATGAGTTACCGCTTTGATTGTTGTTTGTGGGCTTGTTTGAATTGTTTCCAGAATTAGGATTACTAGGTGTCACTGTATTTGTCTGGCTTGACTGACCAGATTGGGCAGTTGTTTGATTAGTTTTCACAGTAGGATTAGTTGTTTGGGAAGCTGGAATGCTTGGAAACTGACTTTGTTGTGTAAGGTTTAGTATTCCATTGGTATTAATGGGATTAGCACCCATAAAAAATCCTGTTCCCGTTGCAAATCCAAATGCAACTATTGAAACAATCATTCCAACAAATATCTTTCCTTTAGCTTCTTGTTTC is part of the Methanobacterium lacus genome and encodes:
- the argC gene encoding N-acetyl-gamma-glutamyl-phosphate reductase, encoding MIEVGIIGASGYTGGELIRFLMKHPDVDIVAATSRKFDDEPVYKVHPNLRDCELKFKNIEPSKLEADLVFTATPHGASMKIVPELIDKNIRVVDLSGDYRFESTEIYEKWYGFKHSNPLNAVYGLPEINRKEIKHADLVANPGCYPTGAILACLPIVSENLADNIVVDSKSGVSGAGVNPTDTTHYPNCSDSVSPYAVTTHRHGPEIQEKLSKYGNSKVSFTPHLVPVIRGIMTTVHGFLTSDVSPEYIHELYKEFYDGEPFVRVLEKGESPRMSSVRGSNNCHIGCFEIDENGRLVVASSIDNLVKGASGQAVHNMNLMFGFKETESIDNIGLHP
- a CDS encoding DUF4012 domain-containing protein, producing the protein MRKIIKILIVIILILLASVAAFVIYQYEQPSSTNVMKGDHNILLLTADPSEKRPGVGGVDMAFVIHVTDGDIKNLTPVYPGGMTHPTAQEPAAANAGNGKLRFHDVLWDANITQDTVLAQEIVKYNTNMTTDAVVIVTPDAVDAVLNSIGPINIPGYNGNGTNAAVAYIRNESEFSSNMSRGNATETLMKPVMAAAKDPSKAPALFSTIISQYSKGNIIVVPSDLMTQFAISKGLNLL
- the argB gene encoding acetylglutamate kinase, which codes for METVNILIEALPYIKKFHHKKVMIKYGGHAMIDSDAMSSTARDTVLLKYVGMEPMVVHGGGPEISRSMSKLGKEPKFIGGLRITDSETMDIVKMVLVGKINTDIVSKVCLHGGKGIGISGKDNQLIKANKKAPHVMVDNSTGEEITVDLGLVGEIESVNTEIMEMLAENNYIPIVSPIGVDEVGNTLNLNADTVAGDIAAKMEAEKLIILTDVPGILEDPKDPETLIKKVKVDEIKDLIDNGIVKDGMIPKVLTCVNAVENGVKSAHIIDGRIKHSVLLEIFTTKGIGTMITK
- the argJ gene encoding bifunctional ornithine acetyltransferase/N-acetylglutamate synthase, with amino-acid sequence MKIVDGGVCAVNGVLAAGACDDDYGVAVIVCKDSDSTAVFTSNKIVAAPVILTKNAVENGKLSAVVANSGNANCFTGDQGIEDGKAMASVVAEELDFKFEDVAVASTGVIGRLMPMDIIGSLIKKAVLRLENSAEASKNAAEAIMTTDTYSKEFAVETTLKNGKSIRIGGITKGSGMIAPNMGTMLCFITTDVKASSSELNTALKKAVDASFNMVVVDGDESTNDTVILMANGESGESIDENFEEALEYVCCQLASMMAKDGEGATKFMEVEVNGAVNTEEARLAAKAVVSSSLVKTALFGADPNWGRIVAAVGYSGADIDPKVVSVSLQSLNKRVDIVDHGIIAAFEGTSQLEEAEDIMEEKNIRIIIDLGLGNGNATAYGCDLSYDYVSINAEYTT
- a CDS encoding flavodoxin family protein gives rise to the protein MKTVIVFYSRTRKTAHVSKTLAKQINADTIEINDLKDRMGVINYLGSSLDALRENKTNIKPDTIDLSDYGLIYIGSPTWASKPAPAIITMIDKCDLKGKDVILFSTMGNSGGLKVVERMREKIEARGGRMVNSFTIKTSGKKIDELVEATEKILDEKDLKIYGI